The following proteins are encoded in a genomic region of Saccharopolyspora antimicrobica:
- a CDS encoding aminotransferase class V-fold PLP-dependent enzyme, whose translation MALPHDDVDPGGLLEYSVVFTDYSLNHMSQRFVGVMQGIVDVLRTTYRAHSVALVPGGGTYGMEAVARQLATGRRCLVVRNGLFSYRWSQILEMGSIAQEHAVCRARPVDSSHQAPWQPAPIDEVVTAIREQRPDVVFAPHVETAAGMLLPDDYVRRLAEATHEAGGLLVLDCIASGALWVDMADLGVDVLLSAPQKGWSGSPCASYVMLSEAGRAAVEASTSTSFSVDLKKWLSITDAYTQGQTPYHTTMPTDTLAHNLELMLATRDRGLEDLRAAQVDLGSRVRTLLAEHGLPSVATDEFAAPSVIVVHTDDPELRSGASFKKVGIQIAAGVPLHCDEPADFSTFRIGLFGLDKLGDVEGTLARLRTGLDKAGR comes from the coding sequence ATGGCTCTGCCTCATGATGATGTCGATCCCGGTGGTCTGCTCGAGTACTCCGTGGTGTTCACCGACTACTCGCTGAACCACATGTCCCAGCGCTTCGTGGGCGTGATGCAGGGCATCGTCGATGTCCTGCGCACCACCTACCGAGCACACAGCGTCGCGCTGGTGCCCGGAGGCGGCACCTACGGCATGGAGGCCGTCGCCCGCCAACTCGCGACTGGCCGCCGCTGCCTCGTGGTGCGCAACGGGCTCTTCTCCTACCGCTGGTCGCAGATCCTCGAGATGGGCTCGATCGCGCAGGAACACGCGGTGTGCCGGGCACGACCGGTCGATTCTTCGCATCAGGCCCCGTGGCAGCCGGCGCCGATCGATGAGGTCGTCACCGCCATCCGCGAGCAGCGGCCCGATGTGGTCTTCGCGCCGCACGTCGAGACCGCCGCGGGCATGCTGCTGCCGGACGACTACGTCCGCCGCTTGGCCGAGGCCACCCACGAGGCCGGTGGCCTGCTGGTCCTGGACTGCATCGCCTCCGGGGCGCTCTGGGTCGACATGGCCGATCTCGGCGTCGACGTTCTGCTCAGCGCGCCGCAGAAGGGCTGGAGCGGGTCCCCCTGCGCCAGCTACGTCATGCTCAGCGAGGCGGGCCGGGCTGCGGTCGAGGCAAGCACGTCGACGAGCTTCTCCGTTGATCTGAAGAAGTGGCTGTCGATCACCGACGCTTACACCCAGGGTCAGACCCCCTACCACACGACCATGCCGACCGATACCCTCGCGCACAACCTGGAACTCATGCTCGCGACCCGCGACCGCGGACTCGAGGATCTCCGCGCCGCGCAAGTCGACCTCGGCAGCCGAGTGCGCACGCTGCTCGCCGAGCACGGGCTCCCCTCGGTCGCCACCGACGAGTTCGCAGCCCCCAGCGTGATCGTCGTCCACACCGACGACCCGGAGCTGCGCAGCGGTGCCAGCTTCAAGAAAGTCGGCATCCAGATCGCGGCCGGTGTGCCACTGCACTGCGACGAGCCGGCTGATTTCTCCACCTTCCGCATCGGCCTGTTCGGACTCGACAAGCTCGGCGACGTCGAGGGAACTCTGGCCCGGCTCCGGACGGGGCTGGACAAGGCCGGCCGATGA
- a CDS encoding cupin domain-containing protein — translation MTLEVKDLGKPDESRTFEHGKLDIVELPGATVGRTVLHPGWRWSNDVKPIVQTDSCQQAHTMYVLSGTLHVVMDDGQEAEISTGETGVVSPGHDAWVVGNEDYIAIDWSGAATYAAPPQ, via the coding sequence ATGACGCTCGAAGTCAAGGACCTCGGCAAACCGGACGAGTCGCGCACGTTCGAGCACGGCAAGCTGGACATCGTCGAGCTTCCCGGGGCGACCGTCGGACGCACCGTGCTGCACCCCGGCTGGCGCTGGTCGAACGACGTCAAACCGATCGTGCAGACCGACAGCTGCCAACAGGCCCACACCATGTACGTCCTGTCCGGCACGCTGCACGTCGTGATGGACGACGGCCAGGAAGCCGAGATCAGCACCGGCGAAACCGGCGTCGTCTCCCCCGGGCACGACGCATGGGTCGTCGGCAACGAGGACTACATCGCGATCGACTGGTCCGGCGCCGCCACCTACGCGGCACCGCCACAATGA
- a CDS encoding HutD/Ves family protein — MIVVDPEDVEPKPWRNGRGITRELWAEPSGSGAGADFEWRLSLADLGENGPFSRFDGVERIFTPVVGGCFELTVDGRPHRATRYQQVRFPGEAAVAVRGLVEPARVLNLMTVRGRCRGDVQVRRCHGEITWNAGVRSLLLVAGRLAIGAVELPRLGLAVTSGPALSGTAEDALVVEVHVFRGVRLGTG; from the coding sequence ATGATCGTCGTAGATCCGGAGGACGTGGAACCGAAGCCGTGGCGCAACGGCAGGGGGATCACGCGGGAGTTGTGGGCGGAGCCGTCCGGTTCCGGTGCAGGGGCTGATTTCGAATGGCGGCTGAGCCTGGCCGATCTCGGTGAGAACGGGCCCTTCTCCCGCTTCGACGGTGTCGAGCGCATCTTCACCCCGGTCGTCGGCGGATGTTTCGAGCTCACCGTCGACGGCCGCCCGCACCGCGCGACCCGGTATCAGCAGGTCCGGTTCCCGGGTGAGGCCGCGGTGGCCGTGCGCGGCCTGGTCGAACCGGCTCGGGTGCTCAACCTGATGACGGTGCGCGGCCGTTGCCGCGGCGATGTCCAGGTGCGGCGATGCCACGGCGAGATCACCTGGAACGCGGGTGTCCGATCATTGCTCCTCGTGGCTGGGCGGTTGGCGATCGGGGCTGTCGAACTGCCGCGGCTGGGGCTTGCGGTCACCTCCGGACCGGCGTTGTCCGGAACGGCCGAAGACGCCCTCGTCGTAGAGGTCCACGTCTTCCGCGGCGTGCGGCTGGGAACCGGCTGA
- a CDS encoding amidase, which translates to MHIDEYTALDATALAAVIASGEVSADEVAALAIAAIDRVDEEVNAVAEGPFDRPLDYAADGRFAGVPFAIKDIVCHAAGVPTRMGTRLLGEGFVPPADTHLMARFRAAGLATLAVTTTPELGFNGNSEALAYGSTRNPWNTAHSAGGSSGGAAVLVAAGAIPIAHANDGGGSIRVPAACNGLVGLKPGRGRVPVGPDSAEALYGMGAELAVTRTVRDTAALLDEVAVSYPGDPYVIAPPARPWVEEVGADPGRLRIAVHTESWAGSYVDPEVAGAVDAVAGVLEAAGHDVERRTPGIEWESFLNANHVLWSSFLAGSVAGLEALTGATAGPENLERTTWACVEYGRTVSGIDLGNALAAVNTVSREVGRFFTEYDLLLTPTMNTPAPLLGHLDANADLSAFEWTTRIFDVCSFTPLFNQTGTPAISLPLAQSAQDLPIGVQLAGPACSEAMLLRVAAQLEEAMPWADRRPAVHAAALMSPAT; encoded by the coding sequence ATGCACATCGACGAGTACACCGCCCTCGACGCGACCGCTCTGGCCGCGGTCATCGCATCCGGGGAGGTCAGCGCCGACGAGGTCGCCGCACTGGCCATCGCGGCTATCGACCGGGTGGACGAGGAGGTGAACGCGGTCGCCGAAGGGCCCTTCGACCGCCCGCTCGACTACGCCGCCGACGGCCGGTTCGCCGGCGTTCCGTTCGCGATCAAGGACATCGTCTGCCACGCGGCAGGCGTACCGACGCGCATGGGGACGCGCCTGCTCGGCGAGGGTTTCGTGCCTCCGGCGGACACGCATCTGATGGCGCGCTTCCGCGCTGCCGGCCTGGCGACGCTGGCTGTGACGACGACCCCGGAGCTCGGATTCAACGGCAACTCCGAGGCACTGGCCTACGGTTCGACGCGCAATCCGTGGAACACCGCCCACAGCGCAGGTGGTTCCAGCGGCGGCGCGGCGGTGCTCGTCGCCGCGGGAGCGATCCCGATCGCGCACGCCAACGACGGCGGCGGATCCATCCGGGTGCCCGCCGCCTGCAACGGACTGGTCGGGCTGAAGCCCGGCCGAGGCCGGGTGCCCGTGGGGCCGGACTCGGCCGAGGCGCTCTACGGGATGGGTGCCGAGCTCGCGGTGACCCGCACGGTCCGGGACACCGCAGCACTGCTCGACGAGGTGGCCGTGAGCTATCCGGGCGATCCGTACGTCATCGCCCCGCCCGCGCGGCCATGGGTCGAGGAGGTGGGCGCCGATCCGGGCCGTCTGCGGATCGCCGTGCACACCGAGTCCTGGGCGGGCAGCTACGTGGACCCGGAGGTGGCCGGGGCGGTCGATGCCGTCGCCGGCGTGCTCGAAGCGGCGGGGCATGACGTCGAACGCCGGACGCCGGGCATCGAGTGGGAGTCGTTCCTGAACGCGAACCACGTTCTGTGGTCGTCCTTCCTGGCCGGATCCGTCGCCGGGCTCGAGGCGTTGACCGGAGCGACGGCCGGGCCGGAGAACCTCGAACGCACCACGTGGGCCTGCGTCGAGTACGGACGCACGGTCAGCGGGATCGACCTCGGCAACGCCCTGGCGGCCGTCAACACCGTCTCACGCGAGGTCGGCCGGTTCTTCACGGAATACGACCTCCTGCTGACGCCCACCATGAACACCCCCGCACCGCTGCTGGGCCACCTCGACGCGAACGCGGACCTCAGCGCGTTCGAGTGGACCACGCGGATCTTCGACGTCTGCTCCTTCACCCCGCTGTTCAACCAGACCGGCACTCCCGCGATCAGCCTGCCGCTGGCCCAGTCCGCGCAGGACCTGCCCATCGGTGTCCAGCTGGCCGGTCCGGCCTGTTCGGAAGCGATGCTGTTGCGGGTCGCCGCCCAGCTGGAGGAGGCGATGCCGTGGGCGGACCGGCGTCCCGCCGTCCACGCGGCCGCCCTCATGTCCCCCGCTACGTAG
- a CDS encoding amidohydrolase yields the protein MTKTPDLIVVNANVFTGDAAGTTAEAFAVADGEFTAVGSSEEVVRLAGPETAVLDVDGKMLMPGICDVHIHLGLGGAAAAWELQIPPHYGPDEICEAIAAWAAELGPDEWIVGSLTMEKLANVDMLAKLDEAAGGRPVVLKDDTMHNRWVNSATLEAMGVMDDSPDPEGGTCVRDEAGRLTGVLWEQASRLAEEAFVASIKNPEERYRGTFATAAKLCNQYGLTTVCEAATMEPALRTLSKLDAEGALTLRVMASTVARPLLAEPGITGKELVSVSEQFGSELLHVGFVKVFLDGVPMTRTASMLDPYLPLGCDHGQSSGECLYDLDGLVEELEEAVSAGRGVKIHAAGDGSTRLALDAIAIMRQRHGSRPIFHIAHNLFIDESDVRRFSELGVVADASPYLWYPSIIQDSLASCVSAETLKKSWPLRDLVDSGATVAAGSDWPVALPVPHPWTGIETMVTREAPGGSEEAVNPAQRLTLEEALISFTRHAAEAMGLGERVGSIEVGKSADFIVLSQNLFGIDTRRIHETDVLATYLRGKRVYDANS from the coding sequence ATGACGAAGACGCCCGATCTGATCGTTGTCAATGCCAACGTGTTCACCGGCGATGCGGCGGGAACCACGGCCGAGGCGTTCGCCGTCGCCGACGGCGAGTTCACCGCCGTCGGAAGCTCCGAGGAAGTCGTGCGCCTGGCCGGCCCGGAAACGGCCGTGCTCGACGTGGACGGCAAGATGCTCATGCCGGGAATCTGCGACGTCCACATCCACCTCGGCCTGGGTGGGGCGGCCGCGGCGTGGGAGCTGCAGATTCCGCCGCACTACGGCCCCGACGAGATCTGCGAAGCGATCGCGGCATGGGCGGCGGAACTGGGACCGGACGAGTGGATCGTCGGTTCGTTGACGATGGAGAAGCTCGCGAACGTCGACATGCTCGCCAAGCTCGACGAGGCGGCCGGCGGGCGTCCCGTGGTGCTCAAGGACGACACGATGCACAACAGGTGGGTCAACAGCGCCACGCTCGAGGCGATGGGAGTCATGGACGACTCTCCCGATCCCGAAGGCGGTACGTGCGTTCGCGACGAAGCGGGCCGCCTCACCGGCGTCTTGTGGGAACAGGCGTCCCGGCTGGCGGAAGAGGCATTCGTCGCGAGCATCAAGAACCCGGAAGAGCGGTACCGCGGCACCTTCGCGACCGCCGCGAAGCTGTGCAACCAGTACGGGCTCACCACCGTCTGCGAAGCCGCGACGATGGAGCCCGCGCTGCGCACCCTGTCGAAGCTGGATGCCGAGGGTGCGCTCACCCTCCGGGTCATGGCGTCCACAGTGGCGCGACCGCTGCTCGCGGAACCCGGAATCACCGGCAAGGAGCTGGTTTCGGTATCCGAGCAGTTCGGTTCCGAACTGCTCCACGTGGGATTCGTCAAGGTGTTCCTCGACGGCGTTCCCATGACGCGCACCGCCTCGATGCTGGACCCTTACCTCCCCCTCGGTTGCGATCACGGGCAGAGTTCCGGGGAATGCCTGTACGACCTGGACGGGCTCGTCGAGGAACTCGAGGAAGCGGTCTCCGCGGGACGCGGGGTGAAGATCCACGCGGCCGGGGACGGGTCGACGAGGCTGGCCCTGGACGCGATCGCGATCATGCGCCAGCGGCACGGATCGCGGCCGATCTTCCACATCGCGCACAACCTCTTCATCGACGAGTCCGACGTGCGGAGGTTCAGCGAGCTGGGCGTCGTCGCGGACGCGTCGCCGTACCTGTGGTACCCGAGCATCATCCAGGACAGCCTGGCGTCCTGCGTGTCGGCCGAGACCTTGAAGAAGTCCTGGCCGCTGAGGGACCTCGTGGATTCCGGGGCCACTGTCGCGGCCGGTTCCGACTGGCCGGTCGCCCTCCCCGTTCCGCACCCCTGGACCGGGATCGAAACGATGGTCACCCGTGAAGCACCGGGAGGAAGCGAGGAGGCGGTCAATCCCGCGCAGCGGCTCACCCTCGAGGAAGCGCTGATCAGCTTCACCCGGCACGCGGCGGAAGCGATGGGACTCGGTGAGCGCGTCGGCAGCATCGAGGTGGGGAAGTCCGCGGATTTCATCGTCCTCTCCCAGAACCTGTTCGGCATCGACACGCGCAGGATCCACGAGACGGACGTGCTGGCGACCTACCTGCGCGGCAAGCGCGTCTACGACGCGAACTCGTGA
- a CDS encoding HIT family protein has translation MSDQCVFCGIVAGDVPSVKVAEDETTCAFMDINPASDGHLLVVPKRHSKDLFEIPADDLTAVTLAAQRVAKAAAGAFGADGVNLLNCCGADAWQSVFHFHLHVIPRYTDKAKDRLVLPWKPEVPGDAEAIAILGGRISAAVASQQT, from the coding sequence GTGAGTGATCAGTGCGTGTTCTGCGGCATCGTGGCCGGCGACGTCCCGAGCGTGAAGGTGGCCGAGGACGAGACGACGTGCGCGTTCATGGACATCAACCCGGCCTCGGACGGTCACCTGCTGGTGGTTCCCAAGCGGCACAGCAAGGACCTGTTCGAGATCCCGGCCGATGACCTGACCGCCGTCACCTTGGCCGCGCAGCGCGTCGCCAAGGCAGCGGCTGGAGCGTTCGGTGCTGATGGGGTGAACCTCCTCAACTGCTGCGGTGCTGATGCGTGGCAGTCGGTGTTCCACTTCCACCTGCACGTGATTCCCCGGTACACCGACAAGGCCAAGGACCGCCTGGTGCTGCCCTGGAAACCGGAGGTACCGGGCGACGCGGAGGCGATCGCCATCCTGGGCGGCAGGATCTCCGCCGCGGTGGCCTCGCAGCAGACATGA
- a CDS encoding DUF1963 domain-containing protein, translating into MTDTTITDETHETRAARFRAEAAARGIPAAEVEAYIRTARSAVYLAADGPGPVVALTGGNPPLPEGSPAPTAAFVGAVDCAALPPGATDLPLPTEGQLLFFADPVPGIGAVAADAVRYIPAESLSAEDLAGPDDGMGTYRRGRLDFCFHQWSWPWREEDDDEESQQAAELESAWSHVVGWRPRWRFQLGGEPVVFNWDPVEVAQDEVPLPAEDGDEWTLLASWRGDDDCDELEAGLFHWVIRRADLAALRFDRVYVYVDAF; encoded by the coding sequence ATGACAGACACGACGATCACTGACGAAACCCACGAGACGCGGGCCGCTCGCTTCCGTGCTGAGGCCGCCGCTCGGGGCATTCCGGCTGCCGAGGTGGAGGCGTACATACGCACCGCGCGCTCTGCGGTCTACCTCGCTGCGGACGGCCCCGGCCCGGTAGTTGCGCTGACCGGCGGGAATCCACCGCTGCCCGAGGGCTCCCCGGCGCCGACGGCCGCGTTCGTCGGGGCCGTCGACTGCGCGGCCCTGCCGCCGGGAGCGACGGACCTGCCGCTGCCCACCGAGGGCCAGCTGCTGTTCTTCGCCGACCCCGTGCCGGGCATCGGGGCAGTGGCCGCCGACGCTGTGCGCTACATACCGGCCGAATCGCTGTCGGCGGAAGACCTGGCCGGCCCGGACGACGGTATGGGCACCTACCGCCGTGGACGGCTGGACTTCTGCTTCCACCAGTGGTCGTGGCCTTGGCGGGAGGAGGACGACGACGAGGAGTCGCAGCAGGCCGCCGAGCTGGAGTCGGCCTGGTCGCACGTGGTCGGCTGGCGCCCCCGCTGGCGGTTCCAGCTCGGCGGTGAGCCGGTCGTCTTCAACTGGGATCCGGTCGAGGTGGCCCAGGACGAAGTGCCGCTGCCCGCCGAGGACGGCGACGAGTGGACGCTGCTGGCCAGCTGGCGCGGTGATGACGACTGCGACGAGCTGGAGGCGGGCCTCTTCCACTGGGTGATTCGCCGCGCCGATCTGGCCGCGCTCCGCTTCGACCGGGTGTACGTGTACGTGGATGCCTTCTGA